From Drosophila suzukii chromosome 2R, CBGP_Dsuzu_IsoJpt1.0, whole genome shotgun sequence, a single genomic window includes:
- the EndoB gene encoding endophilin-B1 isoform X6, with protein sequence MNINLPNFNMKNLVKEAGSTISRVVQLTEEKLGTTERTEYDLHFQNLAERADVTKTWTEKIVRDTESVLIPNPQNRVEDFIFEKIEKSKPKRLSNLEHLALDMIEAGGDFGQDLPYGQALIKAGQAEQKLGQCEHDFIATSGICFTQPLRKFLEGEMKTIGKERGILETKRLDLDACKNRVKKARSMLGQQSAERDLRVAQAEFDRQSEITKLLLDGISTSQASHLRHLHAFIQTQVRYYKQCGDVMEQLQRELAKMQHPKPRLRINSEDVDGGPPSSVSMHSCDSDSLVGLALDSDPDPDLDKSLTNLLEDFHIEFDTTAVSTVIFVTECSPVNEDYMYGKQGLMKGLVPRAFVEMLDEEHDVTL encoded by the exons ATGAACATAAATCTGCCGAATTTCAACATGAAGAACCTTGTGAAGGAGGCGGGCAGCACGATATCGCGAGTGGTGCAG CTCACGGAGGAGAAACTGGGCACCACAGAACGCACCGAATACGACTTGCACTTCCAAAATCTCGCCGAGCGGGCGGATGTGACCAAGACCTGGACGGAGAAGATTGTGCGGGACACAGAGTCGGTGCTGATACCCAATCCCCAGAACCGGGTGGAGGACTTCATCTTCGAGAAGATCGAGAAGTCGAAGCCTAAGCGGCTGAGCAACCTGGAGCACCTGGCCCTGGACATGATCGAGGCTGGGGGGGATTTCGGACAAGATCTACCCTACGGGCAGGCGCTAATCAAGGCTGGCCAGGCGGAGCAGAAGCTGGGACAGTGCGAGCATGACTTTATAGCCACCTCGGGCATTTGCTTTACACAGCCGCTGCGCAAGTTCCTCGAAGGCGAGATGAAGACGATCGGCAAGGAGCGCGGCATCCTGGAGACTAAGCGCCTGGACCTCGACGCCTGCAAGAACCGGGTGAAGAAGGCGCGCAGCATGCTGGGCCAGCAGTCG GCGGAGCGCGACTTGCGGGTGGCCCAGGCCGAGTTTGACCGGCAATCGGAGATCACCAAGCTGCTGCTGGACGGGATCAGCACCTCCCAGGCCTCGCACTTGCGCCACTTGCACGCCTTCATCCAGACGCAGGTGCGCTACTACAAGCAGTGCGGCGATGTCATGGAGCAGCTGCAGCGTGAGCTGGCCAA AATGCAGCACCCCAAGCCACGCCTGCGCATCAATAGCGAAGACGTTGATGGTGGGCCTCCCAGCTCTGTGTCGATGCATTCCTGTGATTCCGATTCCTTAGTGGGGCTAGCCCTAGATAGCGATCCAGATCCCGATCTGGACAAGTCGTTAACGAACCTGCTGGAAGACTTTCACATAGAGTTCGATACGACGGCAGTCTCCACA GTAATCTTCGTCACCGAATGTTCGCCGGTGAATGAGGACTATATGTATGGGAAACAGGGCCTAATGAAGGGTCTGGTGCCACGGGCTTTTGTCGAAATGCTCGACGAAGAGCACGACGTAACCCTCTAA
- the MED16 gene encoding mediator of RNA polymerase II transcription subunit 16: MTILYKVEGKEFGKDSVFPHKNVLCSVSARNIVAFSALQSREEMHPGDAGEGSLPGAGLGVGASNSHVYVCDIVTPWEYYKVCSSKSMISVLQWSPNGEQLLLGYVGGRVEIWQTRNQSINLWHLQFHATVPSEDIIEAQFFHNGKGVIFNPQKKDHTYYAEKFERMEQQKPTLSGFGGVPSEGCVLLTSSGLLAAFSLPVLQKTSAGGGGGVEGPAHEIVELTPTLYSIGISRSFIEHCTMTPSPSGALSVAFSCGWQQQLVQCFRIFLSLEGELGLEQHLVIKSESQASIFLGPLDGRRISHLKWTRVASEEVIFIAYACPNGGGSQLEQWTLTRRHQSVHALLQGGGGANSKPNEFVQSESWEQVGKVQLNASLADISITRLSVSAPDCCQVYAILQDNSVQVLEPNSLKQLNHTQFEKVSDASGGVHFVSGDLTPTSQMLLIFDSHAQLHAMQAPLLKQAGSGLLLLEYCIVTGCDASDVLLLNLGNLEALVEKLTDNFTRQPSYVRHYYYANFLALKSNLCRVQQQEFDNLIILHAISTTFKSLLRPSDLGFQDKGPADNLAIKLAESIPDVDTVMLNLDAKDFTVEPVMLQSLQQLIQWVTDLALNMLHRLPEEVMKSKLSGKRPSYDISRDIVAISSLRELLVMIRIWGLLNTQCLPVYTKTMDNIDVLVILFRLLTRLAQNPAEPDEMLLDECSLLSKQLLIPQPTKFNPTTLLSAQGFAAVKSGQLQFTSLVEPSCLQDMETEEVVFARSVKDGVSNLQLGARPSTIRRCARCGFVFVNNANKVAKTSALKAWFSKWLHCHCGGFWKQIH; this comes from the coding sequence ATGACTATTTTGTACAAAGTGGAGGGCAAGGAGTTCGGCAAGGACAGTGTTTTCCCGCACAAGAATGTCCTCTGCTCCGTCTCCGCGCGAAATATCGTGGCGTTCAGTGCCCTGCAGAGCAGGGAGGAGATGCACCCAGGAGATGCCGGCGAAGGATCCCTGCCAGGAGCTGGATTGGGTGTGGGCGCCAGCAACAGCCATGTATACGTCTGCGACATTGTGACGCCCTGGGAGTACTACAAGGTGTGCTCCTCCAAATCCATGATCAGCGTGCTCCAGTGGAGTCCCAATGGAGAGCAACTGCTGCTCGGCTACGTTGGCGGTCGCGTGGAGATTTGGCAGACGAGGAACCAGTCCATCAACTTGTGGCACCTGCAGTTCCACGCCACCGTCCCCAGCGAGGACATCATCGAGGCGCAGTTCTTCCACAACGGCAAGGGGGTGATCTTCAATCCGCAAAAGAAGGATCACACCTACTACGCGGAAAAGTTCGAGCGGATGGAGCAGCAGAAACCCACTCTCAGTGGATTCGGCGGCGTGCCCAGCGAGGGCTGCGTGCTGCTCACTTCCTCTGGTCTTCTGGCTGCTTTCAGTCTGCCCGTGCTCCAAAAGACATCCGctggcggaggaggaggagtagAAGGCCCCGCCCACGAAATAGTCGAGCTGACGCCCACGCTCTACAGCATCGGTATCTCGCGCAGCTTCATCGAGCACTGCACCATGACGCCGAGTCCATCGGGAGCCCTGAGTGTAGCCTTCAGTTGCGGCTGGCAGCAACAGTTGGTGCAGTGCTTCAGGATTTTCCTCTCCTTGGAGGGCGAACTGGGTCTAGAGCAGCATTTGGTCATCAAGTCCGAGTCGCAGGCCAGCATATTCTTGGGACCCCTTGACGGAAGGCGGATAAGCCACCTGAAATGGACTCGGGTGGCCAGCGAGGAGGTGATCTTCATAGCCTACGCCTGCCCGAATGGTGGTGGAAGCCAACTGGAGCAATGGACGTTGACACGCCGGCACCAGAGTGTCCACGCACTGCTCCAGGGTGGAGGAGGGGCCAACAGCAAGCCAAACGAGTTCGTGCAATCGGAAAGCTGGGAACAGGTGGGCAAGGTGCAACTGAATGCATCATTGGCCGACATCAGCATAACCCGACTTTCGGTCTCCGCGCCGGACTGCTGCCAGGTGTACGCCATTCTCCAGGACAACAGTGTCCAAGTGTTGGAACCCAACTCGCTAAAGCAGCTCAATCACACACAATTCGAAAAGGTATCAGACGCCAGTGGTGGGGTACATTTCGTCAGCGGCGACTTGACGCCCACCAGCCAAATGCTCCTGATCTTCGATAGCCATGCGCAATTGCACGCCATGCAGGCACCTCTCCTCAAGCAAGCAGGATCAggtttgctgctgctggagtATTGCATCGTCACTGGCTGCGATGCCAGCGATGTGCTGCTCCTTAATCTTGGAAATCTGGAGGCACTTGTGGAGAAGCTAACGGACAATTTTACGCGGCAACCTTCATATGTGCGCCACTACTACTATGCCAACTTTCTGGCGCTCAAATCCAATCTGTGCCGCGTGCAGCAGCAGGAGTTCGATAATCTAATTATCCTACACGCCATATCCACAACATTCAAGAGTCTTCTTCGACCCTCTGATCTGGGCTTCCAGGACAAAGGACCCGCTGATAACTTGGCCATAAAACTGGCCGAATCCATACCGGATGTAGACACCGTGATGCTAAACCTGGATGCCAAGGACTTTACTGTTGAGCCGGTAATGCTGCAAAGTCTGCAGCAACTGATCCAGTGGGTCACCGACCTGGCCCTCAATATGCTGCATCGCCTGCCCGAGGAAGTGATGAAGAGCAAGCTGTCCGGGAAGCGGCCCAGCTACGATATCAGCCGGGACATCGTGGCCATCAGCAGTCTGCGCGAGCTTCTCGTTATGATCCGCATCTGGGGTCTGTTGAACACCCAGTGCTTGCCCGTATATACCAAGACGATGGACAACATCGATGTGCTGGTGATCCTGTTTCGTCTGCTAACTCGCTTGGCTCAGAATCCCGCGGAGCCGGATGAAATGCTGCTAGACGAGTGCAGTCTGCTGTCCAAGCAACTGCTGATTCCCCAGCCCACAAAGTTCAATCCCACCACACTGCTGAGTGCCCAAGGATTCGCGGCCGTCAAGTCGGGTCAGCTGCAGTTCACCTCGCTGGTGGAACCATCTTGTCTGCAGGACATGGAAACGGAGGAGGTGGTATTCGCCCGCTCGGTAAAGGATGGCGTGAGCAATCTCCAGTTGGGCGCCCGACCCAGCACCATTCGGAGGTGCGCCCGCTGCGGATTCGTCTTCGTTAATAATGCCAACAAAGTGGCCAAGACGTCGGCTCTAAAGGCGTGGTTTAGTAAGTGGCTGCACTGCCACTGCGGCGGCTTCTGGAAGCAGATACATTAG
- the EndoB gene encoding endophilin-B1 isoform X1, with protein MNINLPNFNMKNLVKEAGSTISRVVQLTEEKLGTTERTEYDLHFQNLAERADVTKTWTEKIVRDTESVLIPNPQNRVEDFIFEKIEKSKPKRLSNLEHLALDMIEAGGDFGQDLPYGQALIKAGQAEQKLGQCEHDFIATSGICFTQPLRKFLEGEMKTIGKERGILETKRLDLDACKNRVKKARSMLGQQSKDGISPEAVLEQAERDLRVAQAEFDRQSEITKLLLDGISTSQASHLRHLHAFIQTQVRYYKQCGDVMEQLQRELANLGGPTPYIPLDVNEAGASKSNTSSGAAARGPGNNIAANAVGPGHKPNQPVHVSTDQMQRARVLCSYDAKDHTELNLSANEVIFVTECSPVNEDYMYGKQGLMKGLVPRAFVEMLDEEHDVTL; from the exons ATGAACATAAATCTGCCGAATTTCAACATGAAGAACCTTGTGAAGGAGGCGGGCAGCACGATATCGCGAGTGGTGCAG CTCACGGAGGAGAAACTGGGCACCACAGAACGCACCGAATACGACTTGCACTTCCAAAATCTCGCCGAGCGGGCGGATGTGACCAAGACCTGGACGGAGAAGATTGTGCGGGACACAGAGTCGGTGCTGATACCCAATCCCCAGAACCGGGTGGAGGACTTCATCTTCGAGAAGATCGAGAAGTCGAAGCCTAAGCGGCTGAGCAACCTGGAGCACCTGGCCCTGGACATGATCGAGGCTGGGGGGGATTTCGGACAAGATCTACCCTACGGGCAGGCGCTAATCAAGGCTGGCCAGGCGGAGCAGAAGCTGGGACAGTGCGAGCATGACTTTATAGCCACCTCGGGCATTTGCTTTACACAGCCGCTGCGCAAGTTCCTCGAAGGCGAGATGAAGACGATCGGCAAGGAGCGCGGCATCCTGGAGACTAAGCGCCTGGACCTCGACGCCTGCAAGAACCGGGTGAAGAAGGCGCGCAGCATGCTGGGCCAGCAGTCG AAAGATGGCATCTCGCCAGAGGCCGTCTTGGAACAG GCGGAGCGCGACTTGCGGGTGGCCCAGGCCGAGTTTGACCGGCAATCGGAGATCACCAAGCTGCTGCTGGACGGGATCAGCACCTCCCAGGCCTCGCACTTGCGCCACTTGCACGCCTTCATCCAGACGCAGGTGCGCTACTACAAGCAGTGCGGCGATGTCATGGAGCAGCTGCAGCGTGAGCTGGCCAA CTTGGGAGGCCCCACACCATACATTCCGCTCGACGTGAACGAGGCCGGTGCCAGCAAGTCCAACACATCGTCCGGAGCCGCGGCCCGTGGTCCTGGCAACAACATTGCCGCCAACGCGGTTGGTCCCGGCCACAAGCCCAATCAGCCCGTGCACGTCAGCACCGATCAAATGCAGCGGGCACGCGTCCTCTGCTCCTACGATGCCAAGGATCACACCGAGCTCAATTTGAGTGCAAACGAG GTAATCTTCGTCACCGAATGTTCGCCGGTGAATGAGGACTATATGTATGGGAAACAGGGCCTAATGAAGGGTCTGGTGCCACGGGCTTTTGTCGAAATGCTCGACGAAGAGCACGACGTAACCCTCTAA
- the EndoB gene encoding endophilin-B2 isoform X3, giving the protein MNINLPNFNMKNLVKEAGSTISRVVQLTEEKLGTTERTEYDLHFQNLAERADVTKTWTEKIVRDTESVLIPNPQNRVEDFIFEKIEKSKPKRLSNLEHLALDMIEAGGDFGQDLPYGQALIKAGQAEQKLGQCEHDFIATSGICFTQPLRKFLEGEMKTIGKERGILETKRLDLDACKNRVKKARSMLGQQSKDGISPEAVLEQAERDLRVAQAEFDRQSEITKLLLDGISTSQASHLRHLHAFIQTQVRYYKQCGDVMEQLQRELAKMQHPKPRLRINSEDVDGGPPSSVSMHSCDSDSLVGLALDSDPDPDLDKSLTNLLEDFHIEFDTTAVSTV; this is encoded by the exons ATGAACATAAATCTGCCGAATTTCAACATGAAGAACCTTGTGAAGGAGGCGGGCAGCACGATATCGCGAGTGGTGCAG CTCACGGAGGAGAAACTGGGCACCACAGAACGCACCGAATACGACTTGCACTTCCAAAATCTCGCCGAGCGGGCGGATGTGACCAAGACCTGGACGGAGAAGATTGTGCGGGACACAGAGTCGGTGCTGATACCCAATCCCCAGAACCGGGTGGAGGACTTCATCTTCGAGAAGATCGAGAAGTCGAAGCCTAAGCGGCTGAGCAACCTGGAGCACCTGGCCCTGGACATGATCGAGGCTGGGGGGGATTTCGGACAAGATCTACCCTACGGGCAGGCGCTAATCAAGGCTGGCCAGGCGGAGCAGAAGCTGGGACAGTGCGAGCATGACTTTATAGCCACCTCGGGCATTTGCTTTACACAGCCGCTGCGCAAGTTCCTCGAAGGCGAGATGAAGACGATCGGCAAGGAGCGCGGCATCCTGGAGACTAAGCGCCTGGACCTCGACGCCTGCAAGAACCGGGTGAAGAAGGCGCGCAGCATGCTGGGCCAGCAGTCG AAAGATGGCATCTCGCCAGAGGCCGTCTTGGAACAG GCGGAGCGCGACTTGCGGGTGGCCCAGGCCGAGTTTGACCGGCAATCGGAGATCACCAAGCTGCTGCTGGACGGGATCAGCACCTCCCAGGCCTCGCACTTGCGCCACTTGCACGCCTTCATCCAGACGCAGGTGCGCTACTACAAGCAGTGCGGCGATGTCATGGAGCAGCTGCAGCGTGAGCTGGCCAA AATGCAGCACCCCAAGCCACGCCTGCGCATCAATAGCGAAGACGTTGATGGTGGGCCTCCCAGCTCTGTGTCGATGCATTCCTGTGATTCCGATTCCTTAGTGGGGCTAGCCCTAGATAGCGATCCAGATCCCGATCTGGACAAGTCGTTAACGAACCTGCTGGAAGACTTTCACATAGAGTTCGATACGACGGCAGTCTCCACAGTTTAG
- the LOC108009690 gene encoding uncharacterized protein has product MSISAVDRKEQASVGSVLGRRYGQLLHGAKYTDCVFHVCEEQVKCHKLILSSASPVFEAMFFGPMQNNEPEPEIEIHDISSAIFKVLVEYIYTGVVDYNGLELVACIELYYAAEKYLLEELIADTLMAITRKLRFANILPALELSVCMGLDSLLEVCMNFFMRCCVNNGQYMSHLKEHYVHVSKECVKAIIAACKEPHKLLIWYVYEWTRQECEQLGLGPSDADLVVHDLGGEPSDWPVAAAVNDLKSPALAPVVSVERCYYKACRPFTVDSESPVFRLRLKCSRFISLMGLVLNSRLTPNRLGHVQQLEYRESLRLDLCEVPAESEGPASEPVWSHVVQSQSTKYNCDLHLGWRREEACVLNPELSYELQIRWDTGAYGAEYPCSLQSCQADGIRFTDEDSFSGSLVKGLRYANLV; this is encoded by the coding sequence ATGAGCATCTCGGCGGTGGATCGCAAAGAGCAGGCCAGCGTGGGCAGCGTTCTGGGCAGGCGTTACGGCCAGCTGCTCCATGGAGCCAAGTACACGGACTGTGTGTTCCACGTGTGCGAAGAGCAGGTGAAGTGTCACAAGCTAATCCTCAGCTCCGCCAGTCCTGTTTTCGAGGCCATGTTCTTTGGTCCAATGCAAAACAACGAGCCAGAGCCGGAAATCGAAATCCACGACATTAGTTCCGCCATCTTTAAGGTGCTGGTGGAGTACATCTACACGGGCGTCGTGGACTACAATGGCCTGGAACTGGTGGCCTGTATTGAGCTGTACTATGCGGCAGAGAAGTATCTGCTGGAGGAGCTGATCGCCGACACGTTGATGGCCATCACCCGCAAGCTGCGCTTTGCCAACATCCTGCCCGCTCTGGAGCTGAGTGTCTGCATGGGCCTGGACAGTCTGCTGGAGGTGTGCATGAACTTTTTTATGCGTTGCTGTGTCAATAATGGACAGTACATGAGCCACCTGAAGGAGCACTATGTGCACGTCTCCAAGGAGTGCGTAAAGGCTATTATAGCGGCCTGCAAGGAGCCGCACAAGCTGCTCATATGGTACGTTTACGAGTGGACGCGCCAGGAGTGCGAGCAGTTGGGTCTAGGTCCCAGTGATGCGGATCTGGTGGTCCACGATTTGGGTGGTGAACCAAGCGATTGGCCCGTGGCTGCGGCTGTCAATGATTTGAAATCTCCAGCTCTGGCTCCTGTGGTTTCGGTGGAGCGCTGTTACTATAAGGCCTGTCGGCCCTTCACAGTGGATTCTGAGTCTCCGGTTTTCCGTCTGCGCCTTAAGTGTTCCAGATTTATCTCACTGATGGGTCTGGTGTTGAACAGCCGGCTGACCCCCAACCGTTTGGGTCACGTTCAGCAACTGGAGTACCGGGAATCGCTGCGCCTGGACCTATGTGAGGTGCCCGCCGAGAGCGAGGGTCCGGCCAGTGAGCCCGTGTGGAGCCACGTAGTCCAGAGCCAGAGCACCAAGTACAACTGTGATCTGCATCTCGGCTGGCGGCGCGAGGAGGCCTGCGTGCTGAATCCGGAGTTGTCCTACGAGCTGCAGATACGCTGGGACACTGGTGCCTACGGCGCCGAGTATCCATGCAGCCTGCAGTCCTGCCAGGCGGACGGAATCCGGTTTACAGACGAGGACAGTTTCAGCGGAAGTCTGGTCAAGGGACTGCGCTACGCCAACCTGGTGTAG
- the EndoB gene encoding endophilin-B1 isoform X2, with amino-acid sequence MNINLPNFNMKNLVKEAGSTISRVVQLTEEKLGTTERTEYDLHFQNLAERADVTKTWTEKIVRDTESVLIPNPQNRVEDFIFEKIEKSKPKRLSNLEHLALDMIEAGGDFGQDLPYGQALIKAGQAEQKLGQCEHDFIATSGICFTQPLRKFLEGEMKTIGKERGILETKRLDLDACKNRVKKARSMLGQQSAERDLRVAQAEFDRQSEITKLLLDGISTSQASHLRHLHAFIQTQVRYYKQCGDVMEQLQRELANLGGPTPYIPLDVNEAGASKSNTSSGAAARGPGNNIAANAVGPGHKPNQPVHVSTDQMQRARVLCSYDAKDHTELNLSANEVIFVTECSPVNEDYMYGKQGLMKGLVPRAFVEMLDEEHDVTL; translated from the exons ATGAACATAAATCTGCCGAATTTCAACATGAAGAACCTTGTGAAGGAGGCGGGCAGCACGATATCGCGAGTGGTGCAG CTCACGGAGGAGAAACTGGGCACCACAGAACGCACCGAATACGACTTGCACTTCCAAAATCTCGCCGAGCGGGCGGATGTGACCAAGACCTGGACGGAGAAGATTGTGCGGGACACAGAGTCGGTGCTGATACCCAATCCCCAGAACCGGGTGGAGGACTTCATCTTCGAGAAGATCGAGAAGTCGAAGCCTAAGCGGCTGAGCAACCTGGAGCACCTGGCCCTGGACATGATCGAGGCTGGGGGGGATTTCGGACAAGATCTACCCTACGGGCAGGCGCTAATCAAGGCTGGCCAGGCGGAGCAGAAGCTGGGACAGTGCGAGCATGACTTTATAGCCACCTCGGGCATTTGCTTTACACAGCCGCTGCGCAAGTTCCTCGAAGGCGAGATGAAGACGATCGGCAAGGAGCGCGGCATCCTGGAGACTAAGCGCCTGGACCTCGACGCCTGCAAGAACCGGGTGAAGAAGGCGCGCAGCATGCTGGGCCAGCAGTCG GCGGAGCGCGACTTGCGGGTGGCCCAGGCCGAGTTTGACCGGCAATCGGAGATCACCAAGCTGCTGCTGGACGGGATCAGCACCTCCCAGGCCTCGCACTTGCGCCACTTGCACGCCTTCATCCAGACGCAGGTGCGCTACTACAAGCAGTGCGGCGATGTCATGGAGCAGCTGCAGCGTGAGCTGGCCAA CTTGGGAGGCCCCACACCATACATTCCGCTCGACGTGAACGAGGCCGGTGCCAGCAAGTCCAACACATCGTCCGGAGCCGCGGCCCGTGGTCCTGGCAACAACATTGCCGCCAACGCGGTTGGTCCCGGCCACAAGCCCAATCAGCCCGTGCACGTCAGCACCGATCAAATGCAGCGGGCACGCGTCCTCTGCTCCTACGATGCCAAGGATCACACCGAGCTCAATTTGAGTGCAAACGAG GTAATCTTCGTCACCGAATGTTCGCCGGTGAATGAGGACTATATGTATGGGAAACAGGGCCTAATGAAGGGTCTGGTGCCACGGGCTTTTGTCGAAATGCTCGACGAAGAGCACGACGTAACCCTCTAA
- the EndoB gene encoding endophilin-B1 isoform X4 produces MNINLPNFNMKNLVKEAGSTISRVVQLTEEKLGTTERTEYDLHFQNLAERADVTKTWTEKIVRDTESVLIPNPQNRVEDFIFEKIEKSKPKRLSNLEHLALDMIEAGGDFGQDLPYGQALIKAGQAEQKLGQCEHDFIATSGICFTQPLRKFLEGEMKTIGKERGILETKRLDLDACKNRVKKARSMLGQQSAERDLRVAQAEFDRQSEITKLLLDGISTSQASHLRHLHAFIQTQVRYYKQCGDVMEQLQRELAKMQHPKPRLRINSEDVDGGPPSSVSMHSCDSDSLVGLALDSDPDPDLDKSLTNLLEDFHIEFDTTAVSTV; encoded by the exons ATGAACATAAATCTGCCGAATTTCAACATGAAGAACCTTGTGAAGGAGGCGGGCAGCACGATATCGCGAGTGGTGCAG CTCACGGAGGAGAAACTGGGCACCACAGAACGCACCGAATACGACTTGCACTTCCAAAATCTCGCCGAGCGGGCGGATGTGACCAAGACCTGGACGGAGAAGATTGTGCGGGACACAGAGTCGGTGCTGATACCCAATCCCCAGAACCGGGTGGAGGACTTCATCTTCGAGAAGATCGAGAAGTCGAAGCCTAAGCGGCTGAGCAACCTGGAGCACCTGGCCCTGGACATGATCGAGGCTGGGGGGGATTTCGGACAAGATCTACCCTACGGGCAGGCGCTAATCAAGGCTGGCCAGGCGGAGCAGAAGCTGGGACAGTGCGAGCATGACTTTATAGCCACCTCGGGCATTTGCTTTACACAGCCGCTGCGCAAGTTCCTCGAAGGCGAGATGAAGACGATCGGCAAGGAGCGCGGCATCCTGGAGACTAAGCGCCTGGACCTCGACGCCTGCAAGAACCGGGTGAAGAAGGCGCGCAGCATGCTGGGCCAGCAGTCG GCGGAGCGCGACTTGCGGGTGGCCCAGGCCGAGTTTGACCGGCAATCGGAGATCACCAAGCTGCTGCTGGACGGGATCAGCACCTCCCAGGCCTCGCACTTGCGCCACTTGCACGCCTTCATCCAGACGCAGGTGCGCTACTACAAGCAGTGCGGCGATGTCATGGAGCAGCTGCAGCGTGAGCTGGCCAA AATGCAGCACCCCAAGCCACGCCTGCGCATCAATAGCGAAGACGTTGATGGTGGGCCTCCCAGCTCTGTGTCGATGCATTCCTGTGATTCCGATTCCTTAGTGGGGCTAGCCCTAGATAGCGATCCAGATCCCGATCTGGACAAGTCGTTAACGAACCTGCTGGAAGACTTTCACATAGAGTTCGATACGACGGCAGTCTCCACAGTTTAG
- the LOC108009692 gene encoding uncharacterized protein → MDWIWEKTFEFWCSYFGDHVDNGFGEDSAPAPTSSPELQSSKTKSRVRFSSSTIRNYQLHELEKLGSTNAFFNFLLAQRIREVGLVGLNYLDVVNANRLVSEKHIWDSMDEMKREPYLKLAKSIRQRHMGTFQDKRKREETGYQIRRRIIYSDQKRVKSPENSAKN, encoded by the coding sequence ATGGACTGGATCTGGGAGAAGACGTTTGAGTTCTGGTGCTCCTACTTCGGCGACCATGTGGACAATGGCTTTGGTGAAGACTCAGCACCCGCACCCACGTCTTCTCCGGAACTTCAGTCTTCTAAAACTAAATCCCGTGTTAGGTTTAGCAGCAGCACCATAAGGAATTATCAGCTTCACGAACTGGAAAAGTTGGGCTCTACAAATGCCTTTTTCAACTTCCTGCTCGCCCAGCGAATTCGAGAAGTGGGCCTAGTCGGTCTCAACTACCTGGATGTGGTGAATGCCAATAGATTAGTTTCAGAGAAACACATATGGGACTCTATGGATGAGATGAAACGAGAGCCCTATCTAAAACTGGCCAAAAGTATTCGGCAACGCCATATGGGAACTTTTCAGGATAAAAGGAAACGGGAAGAAACGGGCTACCAAATCCGAAGAAGAATCATATATTCGGACCAAAAAAGAGTCAAGAGCCCTGAGAACTCGGCGAAAAACTGA
- the EndoB gene encoding endophilin-B1 isoform X5 codes for MNINLPNFNMKNLVKEAGSTISRVVQLTEEKLGTTERTEYDLHFQNLAERADVTKTWTEKIVRDTESVLIPNPQNRVEDFIFEKIEKSKPKRLSNLEHLALDMIEAGGDFGQDLPYGQALIKAGQAEQKLGQCEHDFIATSGICFTQPLRKFLEGEMKTIGKERGILETKRLDLDACKNRVKKARSMLGQQSKDGISPEAVLEQAERDLRVAQAEFDRQSEITKLLLDGISTSQASHLRHLHAFIQTQVRYYKQCGDVMEQLQRELAKMQHPKPRLRINSEDVDGGPPSSVSMHSCDSDSLVGLALDSDPDPDLDKSLTNLLEDFHIEFDTTAVSTVIFVTECSPVNEDYMYGKQGLMKGLVPRAFVEMLDEEHDVTL; via the exons ATGAACATAAATCTGCCGAATTTCAACATGAAGAACCTTGTGAAGGAGGCGGGCAGCACGATATCGCGAGTGGTGCAG CTCACGGAGGAGAAACTGGGCACCACAGAACGCACCGAATACGACTTGCACTTCCAAAATCTCGCCGAGCGGGCGGATGTGACCAAGACCTGGACGGAGAAGATTGTGCGGGACACAGAGTCGGTGCTGATACCCAATCCCCAGAACCGGGTGGAGGACTTCATCTTCGAGAAGATCGAGAAGTCGAAGCCTAAGCGGCTGAGCAACCTGGAGCACCTGGCCCTGGACATGATCGAGGCTGGGGGGGATTTCGGACAAGATCTACCCTACGGGCAGGCGCTAATCAAGGCTGGCCAGGCGGAGCAGAAGCTGGGACAGTGCGAGCATGACTTTATAGCCACCTCGGGCATTTGCTTTACACAGCCGCTGCGCAAGTTCCTCGAAGGCGAGATGAAGACGATCGGCAAGGAGCGCGGCATCCTGGAGACTAAGCGCCTGGACCTCGACGCCTGCAAGAACCGGGTGAAGAAGGCGCGCAGCATGCTGGGCCAGCAGTCG AAAGATGGCATCTCGCCAGAGGCCGTCTTGGAACAG GCGGAGCGCGACTTGCGGGTGGCCCAGGCCGAGTTTGACCGGCAATCGGAGATCACCAAGCTGCTGCTGGACGGGATCAGCACCTCCCAGGCCTCGCACTTGCGCCACTTGCACGCCTTCATCCAGACGCAGGTGCGCTACTACAAGCAGTGCGGCGATGTCATGGAGCAGCTGCAGCGTGAGCTGGCCAA AATGCAGCACCCCAAGCCACGCCTGCGCATCAATAGCGAAGACGTTGATGGTGGGCCTCCCAGCTCTGTGTCGATGCATTCCTGTGATTCCGATTCCTTAGTGGGGCTAGCCCTAGATAGCGATCCAGATCCCGATCTGGACAAGTCGTTAACGAACCTGCTGGAAGACTTTCACATAGAGTTCGATACGACGGCAGTCTCCACA GTAATCTTCGTCACCGAATGTTCGCCGGTGAATGAGGACTATATGTATGGGAAACAGGGCCTAATGAAGGGTCTGGTGCCACGGGCTTTTGTCGAAATGCTCGACGAAGAGCACGACGTAACCCTCTAA